A region of the Osmia bicornis bicornis chromosome 1, iOsmBic2.1, whole genome shotgun sequence genome:
TTCGTGTCCGATAATTCAGACAATAATTCTTTTGGTTACAGATCGAACGTCCGATTCACGTAATTTCCATCGAGGAACCATCTAGTGGATCCAGACAGAAACCGCCAGACTACGAAGCGGTCACGGATGCGCCACCCAGCTACGATGACGCTATCAAGTTAAATCCTAGTCACCTACTTAGGCTTAACAGCAACAACACCACGTTATCGCTGCCAACTGTGCACAACATGATTCCTAGAACCGTGGAAATTGTTTCTAGGGAGCCGACACCGTCACCACCGCCACCGTATGCGAGGTAACATTTTCATTCGTTTGCTATTTTCTTTCGCgatgaatgaaattttgatcGTCACTGTGACGTAGGATAGTTCTTGGTAGAagtataaaaagaatattgGTCGACTTTAGGGTTTCGTATCGTTCGTGAGAAACGTTGGATCTGGCCTCGAGTCGCCAGATCATGATGGAGGCGTTAAGGAAACATGCAACACCCTAACGTAGGAGAAATTCTGACGTGTTTCATTCTATCGAGTATCACGTCATGGATTGGTTTATAGACTTCTATGACGTCAGGTCATGCTATAGATAAGATGATAGCTTGAATTCAATGCATTGGCTAGAGTAGTGTATATGTGTAGGAAGACATATTGGAACTTTGATTATGAAGGGTaccatttattaattttcaaaaggctctcaataatgatatttaattttcttttctatcttttctaaTTGCCTGTAATCTCCAAAGTGCCGTTtgctaatataattttctattttattccaGGTGAGATCCTCGGTATTGGCAATCATGATCGCAACAAGGAAGTTTGCGGCGTGCTGATGTTTCAGCGTATTGCAACATAAGTAAATACCAAGCAAGTACAAAAAACATGATGTGGGTGAAACGACTTCGTCGTTTCTTTTGGTTGCCATGAAATGGCCAACGATGGAATTGAGCAGAAAGAGCAGGACAAGAATTTTCTCGTCTAAATAGACTAAAAAACATTTGTGTTCAAAGAATCGAACTGATCCGAGAAGGACTTTTTAGTCACCGAATATACATGTCCAATCGCACGATCGAAACGAAGAGTATGCAGCGTTAAAAGTAAGTTTGTTGATGGGTGATAAG
Encoded here:
- the LOC114882890 gene encoding uncharacterized protein LOC114882890 isoform X2 — protein: MSLEESRRSQRPYRYGMVLLCVGALINWLGLAENYVEPVRYVGVACIIAGALLICAAMCCWLHAPPSGATMHTQHTNHPITAEIERPIHVISIEEPSSGSRQKPPDYEAVTDAPPSYDDAIKLNPSHLLRLNSNNTTLSLPTVHNMIPRTVEIVSREPTPSPPPPYAR